One Coffea eugenioides isolate CCC68of chromosome 2, Ceug_1.0, whole genome shotgun sequence genomic window, ATCCAGGAGaaacaaaaggacaaaattgggGACAAAATTACAGGCGAACCAAGGGAAAGGGCAGAATGGGAACAAAGCAACAAAAAAAGCAACAAGGACAAGCGGAAGCAGAAGCAAGGGCGCTACATGAAGCCCGCGAAAAGACGAAAAAGGACAAAATGAGCTGCAAAACCACAGCGAAACCGGCACAATCAACTGTTCATCAGGCTTCGCGGCTTTAAGTAGTTTAGATTAGATATTATATTCACAATAGCGGCTTCCGCCTAATGCATCAAAGAATGCCAAGATATACACGTCGTTCTATCTCCTGCATGCATTCACAGTACAAACTTACTAAACTTTAATCGAAAAAAATGTCGTGCACAGCCCCGCAACACCATCAATATCCGATGCTGATAAGAGTTTGTCATCTCATTCACCTCTGCAGCAAAAGCCACTCTTCTTGGATAAAGGAATTAGTGTCTTGTATGGAAGAGCTCGAGAGTAATAACATCCTTTTTGCACAGACTTCCTTCTGAGATGGACAAAAGGGGTCCACCAAATCACCACGGGAAAGGCTGCAATCATAATGTTACATACTTGAGTCATCAGTGAGTGGCTTTTTCAGTAACATGTGACCTTGCTCATCTTTCTCAAACAGACGCTCAATCAGTTCATCCCAGCTTTCTTTTGCCTTGCTTTTGTTTGATGAACCAAAAGAAGAATCACCACCTGTGCTGTGGGATTGTCTACCCTCTTCATCTTGGAATGTCCCATATTGTGAAGGGGAAAAGGCATGAGGAACAGCCAATGTTACAGCCCTCCTTAGAGCTGCCTTGTGCTCCTCGCTATGCTCTCGCGCAATCGACTCCTGTTGCTCCATCTTTTGTCTTGGTGGGATGTCCAGACTATGATCTTTCTCAATCATTAGCTGTGGCATGGTAAGGCAATAGGTTGGTCCAATCAATGATTCAGGTCTAtcatatgaagaaggaaaaggagGAAGGTACCATGACATACAAATCAGTATCATGCTTTCTTTAAGCTCAACAACTTCAAGAATTTGGaccaacaaataaaagaaagaaaaggaaatttaaaGGGCTCAGAATAACACAATTACCAGTCCAAGAATAATAATTTGACTCCAAAGAAGAAATGATGAAATTGTTGAAAGATGTCTTGTAATGTTCAACTTACAGACAAAGCATTTGTATTAACTGGTTAGACTAAAAACCAGCTTGACTCAGAAGTTGGGAAGGAATCTTGAGCTCTTACATGGAAAATTAGTGTACTCCTTGGTAAACAAATTATTTGATGTTCACAATCAAAATCAAATATTATATAATAGAATACTGGGAGGCCTTCACTCACTGGCAATAGATGAAAGTATAAAATTGAAAGTAACTCACCTCCAGGGCCCTACTGGATTCTCTCTCTATCCAAATGATGGCGTGGTCTGACGTGGCATTACATGATAGAACTATGTGCTCAAATCTCCCATCCACAGGCACTGCAGTTCTGACAACTGGAGGATACCTTCCACACCTGACAACGACAAATGTATAAAGAATGATTACAACTGATATTCTCCACCATTCCATAGATTTATACACAATTACCAGACGCATATGCCATTTTCTACTTCTTCACACAAATCATGACTCAGTCACTCTTTGTTTAGCAGGAGAACAAGTTCAGATTAGCAATTGGAAGAAAGCAactgataaaaataaaaacacaaattgATCAAAAGCCTCCTTGCGAAGCTAAAAGTTTGTAATGGCCGCAGTGCAAGAAGGGAAAAGAAGGAAGTATGGGTCCTTATATTTGATTTGATCAGTTAGGTAATATTAAGGCACATTCCAGTTCGATTCCCCACCATCTTCAAGGTGCATAGATATCAGAGTTGAAGTCTTTGCAATATTAGCTTATTACTCAACCTGTTTAATATTAGCTTATTATATCTATAACTTCAAAAAAATCTGTAAGACCTTTCATTATTCAATGTTTCTTCATGATACTACTTTGTAGTAGCGGAATATAATGAGATATTACAATTCCAATAACCCATAGTGCGACATCTAAAAACCACTGATGATTTTCATTAACCAACGTTTGCATCTAAAACAACCAAATTTTCAAGAGAATGATTGATGACCATGGTAATggtgaattaattttttgtagGCTTACCTAAAAGGCTTTCTCTCCACAATGTGATAAAGGCGACCAGGTGCATAAAGTCTCCTTGGATCTTTGAGCATCTTCTCCTCTGATATGCATGTATCTCTCATACACCTTAGGCACAATAGGCATGGCAAACTGTCCAAattgtaaaagaaaaaacagtAAGATAATAAGGCTTGAAATAAACTAAAGTTGACATCTGATGGCATGGCAAAGCAAAATCTTTTGATACCATATACAAAAGAATAGAGCATGTCATACCTTTGAGTGAGCCAACTAGTTTTATGGACtctaattagaaaaaaaataggaataaaGGCAAAAATTAGCTTAAAATTGAAAGCTTTAAGGTACTTTGCCCATCTGTTTAATTATAAATCCCAAAACTGAATTGCAAATTATAGTGTTTGCAATCTGTTTAATATTTTGCCCAGTTTTGCATTAACTTCCCGGTGCAGTAGCAACAGGAAGTGCAAAGCTTGAAGATGGTCTTTACCAGAAAAGTGACTTGAATATATCTTCCAATGGGGTGGCTGTACGAGGCAAAAAGTCATCCTATTACAGCAAAGAGACTCATTATTAGCTGTGATGCACATGTCATCAGTGTATTTTcgaaaaagaaactaaaaagaTAGAAAGCAGTTGGCAGTATTACTTCCAAACTCTTACTACAGTATACACTATAGAGGGCTTAAAACCGAAATTCCTGCAAGCTTAAAATGTAAATGGCATTAATCAATGGAAGTAGTATGCAGTCAAAGAAGAGCATAAGGGTAAAAGCAGAGAAAAGGAAATGCAGACCAAGATCCTATGCCTTTGCCTTGACAAAACTAGTGCAACTGGTTAACCACTTGGATTAGATTTCCCCATTCTACCAGGGGGATAAAGAAATTGTTAAGCATATGGTTTTTCACATGCTAGAAGTGGTAAAGTAGAATTTCAACTAACCAACATACAAGACATATTCtatacaattcaacttccatgcATCTGATGTGGTGAAATGTAAACTGAAAGGCTTGTCATGAGTAAAATAGTGAAAACCTCGAATTCAGGGACTATTTGCATACTTTCTTGACCATCGCAGCATGTTTGCATTCACTTAGTAGcttgaaaataaacatgaaaggCGGTGAGAAATATTTAGGAACTTGCCTGAAGCACAACAGAATTGATGACGTCTGCATACCTCACTGCCAAGTTTAGTGACATGCATCTAGCAGGTGCCATAGCATAACACCTTATCCTCTTCCTCTCAATATTTCCCAACCTATCAAGATTTTGCACCACCAACATCGTCAAAAGTGCCGCCACGCCTGCCCCAAGAGAATGTCCTGCGAATGTTAGAGTATAATTTGGATAAT contains:
- the LOC113762433 gene encoding uncharacterized protein LOC113762433 isoform X1, which produces MSIFCGLPILECVYCIACARWAWKRCLHTAGHDSETWGFATAEEFEPVPRLCRYILSVYEDDLRHPLWEPSGGYGINPDLIILKRTYEHTLGRAPPYQLYLDHDHADIVLAIRGLNLAKESDYAVLLDNKLGMKKLDGGYVHNGLLKAAGRVLDAECDILKKLVQDYPNYTLTFAGHSLGAGVAALLTMLVVQNLDRLGNIERKRIRCYAMAPARCMSLNLAVRYADVINSVVLQDDFLPRTATPLEDIFKSLFCLPCLLCLRCMRDTCISEEKMLKDPRRLYAPGRLYHIVERKPFRCGRYPPVVRTAVPVDGRFEHIVLSCNATSDHAIIWIERESSRALELMIEKDHSLDIPPRQKMEQQESIAREHSEEHKAALRRAVTLAVPHAFSPSQYGTFQDEEGRQSHSTGGDSSFGSSNKSKAKESWDELIERLFEKDEQGHMLLKKPLTDDSSM
- the LOC113762433 gene encoding uncharacterized protein LOC113762433 isoform X2; translation: MSIFCGLPILECVYCIACARWAWKRCLHTAGHDSETWGFATAEEFEPVPRLCRYILSVYEDDLRHPLWEPSGGYGINPDLIILKRTYEHTLGRAPPYQLYLDHDHADIVLAIRGLNLAKESDYAVLLDNKLGMKKLDGGYVHNGLLKAAGRVLDAECDILKKLVQDYPNYTLTFAGHSLGAGVAALLTMLVVQNLDRLGNIERKRIRCYAMAPARCMSLNLAVRYADVINSVVLQDDFLPRTATPLEDIFKSLFCLPCLLCLRCMRDTCISEEKMLKDPRRLYAPGRLYHIVERKPFRCGRYPPVVRTAVPVDGRFEHIVLSCNATSDHAIIWIERESSRALET